The following proteins are co-located in the Candidatus Auribacterota bacterium genome:
- the ptsP gene encoding phosphoenolpyruvate--protein phosphotransferase translates to MPAKIIRRPRLTQESHHGIGVSPGVAIGKAFIFDSEEVVVIKRHIDAEQVPTEIARFEDALIRTRKEILDIQSKLSERLGTEHAEIFNAHLLVLEDRSLIEDVIKKIEREHYNIEYIFQQVGKKYADIFSQIEDDYLKERASDIRDVTRRVLHNLMGEKREDVSRLKEEVIIVAHDLSPSDTALMHKDKVISFVTDIGAMTSHTAIMARSLKVPAVVGLRDLTQKIKSGETLIVDGTGGMVITSPTKQTLQKYTQLKNRIQVIEERLTSLKNLPAETLDGYRVALAANIELPEDVAPALEHGAEGVGLYRTEFFYMNRKDLPTEEEQYRAYKTVAEHVRPHSAIIRTLDIGGDKFLSDPQVPREMNPFLGWRGIRFCLERTDIFKTQLRAILRASSVGNVKVMFPMISGFEEVLRAKEILEEAKNELRKHGKEFDREIEVGVMIEIPSAALTADILAKHVDFFSIGTNDLIQYSLAVDRVNEKIAYLYEPRHPAILRLIKQIIAAGHNENIWVGMCGEMAGEPSLALILMGMGLDEFSVSMVSIPEIKKVIRSVHLAQARALAEEVLSYTNVEDIRACCKKLLLKIVPELVVLKGER, encoded by the coding sequence ATGCCCGCGAAAATAATAAGGCGTCCCAGGCTCACGCAAGAAAGCCACCACGGCATCGGTGTCTCGCCGGGCGTTGCCATCGGAAAAGCCTTTATCTTCGACAGCGAGGAGGTTGTGGTCATCAAGCGGCACATCGACGCAGAGCAGGTCCCCACGGAGATCGCCCGATTCGAAGACGCGCTGATCCGCACCAGGAAAGAGATCCTCGATATCCAGAGCAAGCTATCCGAGCGACTCGGGACCGAGCACGCTGAAATCTTCAACGCGCACCTCCTCGTCCTCGAGGACCGGTCGCTGATCGAGGACGTGATCAAGAAGATAGAGCGCGAGCACTACAACATCGAGTATATATTCCAGCAGGTCGGCAAGAAATATGCCGATATCTTTTCCCAGATCGAGGACGACTACCTCAAGGAGCGCGCGAGCGATATCAGGGACGTCACCCGCAGGGTGCTCCACAACCTGATGGGCGAAAAGCGCGAGGACGTGAGCAGGCTCAAGGAAGAGGTGATCATCGTCGCCCACGACCTCTCTCCCTCCGACACGGCGCTCATGCACAAGGACAAGGTGATCAGCTTCGTCACCGACATCGGCGCGATGACCTCGCACACCGCCATCATGGCCCGCTCGCTCAAAGTACCCGCGGTCGTCGGGCTTCGCGATCTCACCCAGAAGATCAAATCCGGAGAGACACTCATCGTCGACGGGACCGGCGGCATGGTCATCACCTCGCCTACGAAGCAGACGCTCCAGAAGTACACTCAGCTAAAGAACAGGATTCAGGTCATCGAGGAGCGGTTGACCAGCCTCAAGAACCTCCCCGCGGAAACGCTCGACGGATACCGCGTCGCCCTCGCCGCCAATATCGAGCTGCCAGAGGACGTCGCTCCCGCCCTCGAGCACGGCGCGGAGGGGGTCGGCCTCTACCGGACGGAGTTTTTCTACATGAACCGCAAGGATCTCCCCACCGAGGAGGAACAGTACCGGGCGTACAAGACGGTCGCCGAGCACGTGCGCCCCCACTCCGCGATTATCCGCACCCTTGATATCGGCGGCGACAAGTTCCTCTCCGACCCGCAGGTCCCTCGGGAGATGAATCCGTTCCTCGGCTGGCGTGGGATCCGTTTCTGTCTGGAGAGAACCGACATCTTCAAGACACAGCTCAGGGCGATCTTGAGGGCCTCGAGCGTGGGGAACGTCAAGGTAATGTTCCCCATGATCTCCGGCTTCGAGGAGGTGCTCCGCGCCAAAGAGATTCTCGAGGAGGCCAAGAACGAGTTGAGGAAACACGGGAAGGAATTCGACAGGGAGATAGAGGTGGGGGTGATGATCGAGATCCCCTCAGCGGCGCTCACCGCCGATATCCTCGCCAAGCACGTGGATTTCTTCAGCATCGGCACGAATGATCTTATCCAGTACTCGCTCGCGGTAGACCGCGTGAACGAAAAGATCGCGTACCTCTACGAACCCCGACACCCCGCGATTCTCAGGCTCATCAAACAGATCATCGCCGCCGGTCACAATGAGAACATCTGGGTGGGGATGTGCGGCGAGATGGCGGGAGAACCATCCCTCGCCCTCATCCTCATGGGCATGGGCTTGGACGAGTTCAGCGTGAGCATGGTCTCCATTCCGGAGATAAAAAAAGTGATACGCTCGGTACACCTCGCCCAGGCGAGAGCACTCGCGGAAGAGGTGCTCAGCTACACCAATGTGGAGGATATCAGGGCGTGCTGCAAGAAGCTGCTGCTCAAGATCGTCCCTGAGCTCGTCGTGCTGAAGGGGGAGCGGTAG
- a CDS encoding HPr family phosphocarrier protein, which yields MADTVVKKDLTITNRLGLHARPAAMFVQLANKFSSDITVERGNEKVNGKSIMGIMMLAAGKGLKITVTAGGADAAEAVRALEALVKGKFGEG from the coding sequence ATGGCCGATACAGTAGTGAAAAAGGATCTCACGATCACGAACAGGCTTGGCCTCCACGCCAGGCCCGCGGCCATGTTCGTGCAGCTGGCCAACAAGTTCTCATCTGACATCACCGTCGAGAGGGGCAACGAGAAGGTCAATGGAAAGAGCATCATGGGGATCATGATGCTCGCGGCCGGCAAGGGATTGAAGATCACCGTCACCGCCGGGGGAGCAGACGCCGCAGAGGCGGTGAGGGCCCTCGAGGCGCTGGTGAAGGGAAAATTCGGAGAAGGTTAA
- a CDS encoding YvcK family protein, with amino-acid sequence MRLLKWFYPGMGVKRWWFACGGGLLVFGLGFHVLLVSGKSIAFRSLGAALLVAGVGLEFYTLAKLSRSLLNVFLPGGETKFVDILFKKTQLRKGPRITAIGGGTGLSVLLQGLKRYSSNLTAIVTVADDGGSSGRLRRDFNLPPPGDIRNCLVSLADAEPLMSRLFQYRFDDCSELGGHSFGNLFIMAMTKVTGDFEKAVEASSKVLAISGRVVPCTLRNVSLVARHTDGTVTRGEEMIAKSARGVVEVALEPSGSRPTETALQAISESDAIVLGPGSLYTSIIPNLLVEGMSAALAASPAVKIYVCNVMTQAGETKGYTASQHVEALLRHADTDIVDYVVCNNGRVPSSLLKKYQGENAEPVAVDLKEMRHQPYRVIVEDVISARDYVRHDPERLADIIIKLIQIAPER; translated from the coding sequence ATGCGATTACTCAAATGGTTTTATCCGGGGATGGGTGTCAAGCGCTGGTGGTTCGCGTGCGGCGGGGGACTGCTCGTTTTCGGCCTCGGCTTTCACGTGCTTCTGGTGTCGGGAAAATCGATCGCGTTCCGTTCGCTCGGAGCGGCGCTGCTCGTTGCCGGTGTGGGACTCGAATTCTACACACTCGCAAAACTCTCCCGCTCCCTGCTGAATGTATTCCTGCCGGGGGGAGAGACCAAGTTCGTGGATATCCTGTTCAAGAAGACGCAGTTGCGCAAGGGGCCGAGAATCACGGCCATCGGGGGGGGAACCGGTCTCTCCGTCCTCCTCCAGGGGCTCAAGAGGTACTCGAGCAACCTGACCGCGATTGTCACCGTGGCGGATGACGGCGGCAGCTCCGGTCGGCTGCGGCGGGACTTCAACCTTCCCCCCCCGGGGGATATCCGCAACTGCCTCGTATCACTCGCGGACGCGGAGCCGCTCATGAGCCGGCTCTTCCAGTACCGGTTTGATGACTGCAGCGAGCTCGGCGGCCACAGCTTTGGCAACCTCTTTATCATGGCCATGACGAAGGTCACCGGCGACTTTGAAAAGGCGGTGGAGGCTTCGAGCAAGGTCCTCGCCATCAGCGGACGGGTGGTGCCGTGCACGTTGCGCAACGTGTCCCTGGTCGCCAGGCACACGGATGGCACGGTCACCCGCGGGGAAGAAATGATTGCGAAGAGCGCGCGCGGGGTGGTGGAGGTCGCCCTTGAGCCGAGCGGGAGCCGTCCGACGGAAACGGCGCTCCAGGCGATCAGCGAGAGCGACGCGATTGTCCTGGGCCCCGGCAGTCTCTATACGAGCATTATCCCCAACCTCCTCGTCGAGGGGATGTCCGCAGCACTCGCCGCCTCCCCCGCAGTGAAGATATACGTCTGCAATGTGATGACGCAAGCGGGAGAAACAAAGGGGTACACCGCGTCGCAGCACGTTGAGGCGCTGCTCAGGCACGCCGACACCGACATCGTCGATTACGTGGTGTGCAATAACGGCAGAGTGCCATCCTCGCTGCTCAAAAAGTATCAGGGCGAGAACGCTGAGCCCGTCGCGGTCGACCTCAAAGAGATGCGCCATCAGCCGTACCGGGTAATTGTCGAAGATGTCATCAGCGCACGTGATTACGTCAGACACGATCCTGAGCGGCTCGCAGATATCATTATCAAGCTGATCCAAATCGCCCCCGAGAGGTAG
- the hprK gene encoding HPr(Ser) kinase/phosphatase codes for MRGIRVEEFYQLTKDKLKLRLVAGGKGLKRRIMVPELNRPGLALAGYFDYFASRRPQVLGMVEINYLHSMDVTLRRKRIRELLKRRVPCVIIARNYRPPAELPEEAERERVPLFRSPMVTMSLINKATIFLEDEFSPSTSMSADLLEVFGVGILICGKSGVGKSECALGLIKRGHRLIADDVVKIQLRGGKYLIGTGADIVKHHVEIRGLGIVNVQDLYGATCIKDSQEVELAVTLEEWDSSKEYERLGLEDKNIEILGQSLPHLIIPVRPGRDIVLLLEAAALNQRLKKMGRHAAKALDRDLIEVMKKE; via the coding sequence ATGCGAGGCATAAGGGTTGAGGAGTTTTATCAGCTCACGAAGGACAAGCTCAAACTCAGGCTCGTCGCAGGAGGGAAAGGGCTCAAGCGCCGCATCATGGTGCCCGAGCTCAACCGCCCCGGCCTCGCCCTCGCCGGCTACTTTGACTACTTCGCATCCCGGAGGCCGCAGGTGCTGGGAATGGTTGAAATCAACTATCTCCACAGCATGGATGTGACGCTGCGCCGCAAGAGGATACGCGAGTTGCTCAAGCGACGGGTCCCCTGCGTGATCATTGCGAGGAACTACCGGCCCCCCGCCGAGCTGCCTGAGGAGGCGGAGCGGGAGCGGGTCCCTCTCTTCCGGAGCCCCATGGTCACCATGTCGCTGATCAACAAGGCGACCATTTTCCTGGAGGATGAGTTTTCACCTTCAACCTCCATGAGTGCCGATCTGCTCGAGGTGTTCGGCGTGGGCATCCTCATCTGCGGGAAGAGCGGCGTGGGGAAGAGTGAGTGCGCCCTCGGGCTCATCAAGCGCGGTCACCGCCTCATCGCCGACGACGTGGTCAAGATACAATTACGGGGGGGAAAGTACCTCATAGGAACCGGCGCGGATATCGTCAAGCACCACGTGGAGATTCGCGGCCTCGGCATTGTCAACGTTCAGGATCTCTACGGCGCCACGTGCATAAAGGATTCACAGGAGGTGGAACTGGCGGTCACCCTTGAGGAATGGGACAGCAGCAAGGAGTACGAGCGGCTGGGGCTGGAAGACAAAAATATCGAGATCCTCGGGCAGAGCCTCCCCCACCTCATCATTCCCGTGAGGCCGGGGAGGGACATTGTCCTCCTCCTCGAGGCCGCCGCACTCAATCAGCGCCTGAAGAAGATGGGCAGGCACGCCGCCAAGGCTCTCGACCGGGACCTCATCGAAGTGATGAAGAAGGAATAA
- the raiA gene encoding ribosome-associated translation inhibitor RaiA has product MQLIVTGRHVDVTEAMKNYAREKLGRIMHDRPHINEIHVIMDVQKYRHRVELSARGKNLDLFCQEETPDMYASIDRALAKLDRQLLRYKERHLRKHQPAPVRAHGAPPREETAEWEEPYIAQRFPMKPMYPGEAFLQMKVERHLFFIFLNAETEEINLLYRIGEHEIGHLIPKKIKGPDQQATFQLRVFSEASFTPDAKPRPLRKEPCDVAWATPEEALASMVAAGEKYRFFMNTAAENASVVYQQVNGSYALIEPGK; this is encoded by the coding sequence ATGCAATTGATCGTCACGGGGCGCCACGTGGATGTCACGGAAGCAATGAAGAACTACGCGCGAGAGAAGCTGGGCCGTATCATGCACGATCGTCCCCATATCAATGAGATACATGTGATCATGGACGTGCAGAAGTACCGGCACCGCGTGGAGCTCTCCGCAAGGGGAAAGAACCTCGATCTCTTCTGCCAGGAAGAGACCCCTGACATGTACGCCTCAATTGACCGTGCCCTGGCCAAGCTCGATCGACAACTCCTCCGTTACAAGGAACGCCACCTCCGGAAACACCAACCGGCCCCGGTGCGCGCCCATGGAGCGCCCCCACGAGAGGAGACCGCCGAATGGGAGGAGCCCTACATCGCGCAGCGTTTTCCCATGAAGCCGATGTACCCGGGGGAAGCCTTCTTACAGATGAAGGTTGAGCGCCACCTCTTCTTCATCTTCCTCAACGCGGAGACTGAAGAGATAAACCTGCTCTACAGGATAGGCGAACACGAGATCGGCCATCTCATACCCAAAAAGATCAAGGGTCCGGATCAGCAGGCCACATTCCAGTTGCGGGTCTTCAGCGAGGCCTCGTTCACGCCCGATGCGAAACCGCGCCCCCTCAGGAAGGAGCCCTGCGACGTTGCCTGGGCAACGCCGGAAGAGGCGCTCGCATCAATGGTGGCTGCGGGAGAAAAGTATCGCTTCTTCATGAACACCGCGGCGGAAAACGCGAGCGTCGTCTACCAACAGGTCAACGGCAGCTACGCGCTCATAGAGCCGGGGAAGTAG
- the lptB gene encoding LPS export ABC transporter ATP-binding protein produces MHENNGKALTRTDSLVKIYGGRAVVNGVDITVNRGEIVGLLGPNGAGKTTTFYMIVGLVRPNSGTVFFQEKDITGLPTCQRARMGMSYLSQESSIFRKLTVEQNILAILETLPLSRAQRKTRLDELLNELGIAHLAKQKAYTLSGGERRRLEISRALVTSPSFMLLDEPFSGVDPIAVFDVQQIIANLKSKGLGILLTDHSVRETLTITDRSYLIYEGKVLTHGTSEFLISDPEARRFYLGERFEM; encoded by the coding sequence ATGCACGAGAATAACGGAAAGGCACTCACGCGGACAGACAGTCTCGTGAAGATCTACGGCGGCCGGGCGGTGGTCAACGGCGTCGATATCACGGTCAACCGCGGAGAAATTGTCGGCCTGCTGGGGCCCAATGGCGCGGGGAAGACGACCACGTTCTATATGATCGTCGGCCTCGTCAGGCCCAATTCGGGAACGGTCTTTTTTCAGGAGAAGGATATCACCGGCCTGCCCACCTGCCAGAGGGCCCGCATGGGCATGAGCTATCTCTCTCAGGAATCGTCAATCTTCAGGAAGCTTACCGTGGAGCAGAATATACTGGCGATCCTTGAGACGCTGCCGCTCTCTCGCGCCCAGCGGAAAACCAGACTTGATGAGCTGCTCAACGAGCTGGGGATCGCCCACCTTGCTAAGCAGAAGGCATATACCCTCTCGGGCGGCGAGCGGAGGAGGCTCGAAATCAGCCGCGCGCTTGTGACGTCCCCATCGTTCATGCTCCTGGATGAACCGTTCTCTGGCGTGGATCCGATCGCGGTATTTGACGTCCAGCAGATCATCGCGAATCTCAAGTCGAAGGGACTCGGCATCCTCCTCACCGACCACAGCGTGAGGGAGACATTGACCATAACAGACCGCTCGTACCTGATCTACGAGGGCAAGGTCCTCACCCACGGGACATCCGAGTTCCTGATCAGTGACCCCGAGGCGCGTCGATTCTACCTGGGCGAACGCTTCGAGATGTGA
- the lptC gene encoding LPS export ABC transporter periplasmic protein LptC — protein sequence MRIGIRLLISGILFAFRTSVPAENAPPHSGSPGSELQGGFVFSSTNKNGRIEWKIEGSVATFLTPTNIEIKNARAIYYQEDGTNVVATSAKALLNKERKLVTTDEFVTIVTENSITTGTGLEWDQASGKASLKKDVKVIYTQPGGKGLMR from the coding sequence ATGCGTATAGGGATTAGGCTGCTCATATCAGGAATCCTCTTCGCGTTCCGGACATCGGTGCCTGCCGAAAACGCCCCCCCTCACTCCGGGAGCCCGGGATCAGAACTGCAGGGGGGCTTCGTCTTCAGCTCGACGAACAAAAACGGCAGGATTGAGTGGAAGATTGAGGGGAGCGTGGCGACATTCCTGACCCCGACGAACATTGAAATCAAAAACGCCCGCGCGATCTACTACCAGGAGGATGGGACGAACGTCGTGGCCACCAGCGCCAAGGCCCTTCTCAACAAAGAGAGGAAGCTGGTAACAACGGATGAGTTCGTCACCATCGTCACCGAGAACTCAATCACCACGGGGACGGGACTGGAATGGGACCAGGCGTCGGGGAAGGCGTCGCTGAAGAAGGACGTCAAAGTGATCTATACCCAGCCCGGCGGGAAGGGGCTCATGAGATGA
- a CDS encoding HAD hydrolase family protein, with the protein MKKADIIRRARLIRAIVADVDGVLTDGGIVYGSHRSEFKRFHVHDGLAVALARRSGLKVLLVSARASQALLRRSREMGVNRLWQGLSAKGRIFGILQREFKLRPHQICAIGDDLPDLPLLEKAGLAVAVPRAAEEVRRVASLVTKRGGGEGALREVIELVLKAQGRWKDAVNAYRD; encoded by the coding sequence ATGAAAAAGGCTGACATTATTAGAAGGGCGCGCCTGATCAGGGCAATCGTCGCCGACGTGGACGGCGTCCTGACCGACGGCGGCATTGTGTACGGATCTCATAGATCCGAGTTTAAGCGGTTTCATGTTCATGACGGGCTCGCGGTCGCGCTGGCGCGGCGGTCCGGCCTCAAGGTTCTGCTCGTCTCGGCCCGCGCCTCGCAGGCGCTGCTCAGGAGGAGCCGTGAAATGGGCGTCAACCGCCTCTGGCAGGGCCTTTCCGCCAAGGGCAGGATATTTGGTATACTGCAGCGGGAGTTTAAACTCCGCCCGCACCAGATATGCGCTATCGGAGACGACCTCCCTGATCTCCCCCTCCTCGAGAAGGCAGGGCTCGCCGTCGCCGTACCGCGCGCCGCTGAGGAGGTTCGGCGGGTGGCCTCTCTCGTCACGAAGAGGGGTGGCGGCGAGGGGGCGCTGAGGGAGGTCATTGAGCTTGTCCTCAAGGCTCAGGGCAGGTGGAAGGATGCAGTGAATGCGTATAGGGATTAG